One Pantoea trifolii DNA segment encodes these proteins:
- the glyS gene encoding glycine--tRNA ligase subunit beta, which produces MTDKTFLVEIGTEELPPKALRSLAEAFAAHFTAELDSAGLAHGEVSWFAAPRRLALKVAQLAAAQPDREVEKRGPAIAAAFDADGNATKAAEGWARGNGITVAQAERLSTDKGEWLVHRAAITGESAQALLPAMVATALSKLPIPKLMRWGASDVQFVRPVHTVTLLLGDELIPAKILGTQSDRVIRGHRFMGEPEFTIDNADQYPQLLLERGKVVADYAARKAKIKADAEAAAQKIGGIADLSESLLEEVTSLVEWPVVLTAKFEEKFLAVPAEALVYTMKGDQKYFPVYDAAGKLLPNFIFVTNIESKDPQQIISGNEKVVRPRLADAEFFFNTDRKKRLEDNLPRLETVLFQKELGTLRDKTDRIQALAGWIAAQIGADVNHATRAGLLSKCDLMTNMVFEFTDTQGVMGMHYARHDGEAEDVAVALNEQYQPRFAGDDLPSNPVACAVAIADKMDTLAGIFGIGQHPKGDKDPFALRRAALGVLRIIVEKNLPLDLQTLTEEAVRLYGSKLSNGKVVDEVIDFMLGRFRTWYQEEGHSVDTIQAVLARRPTRPADFDARMKAVSHFRTLEAAATLAAANKRVSNILAKSTETLNDSVQASLLKENEEIQLATFVTALGDKLQPYFAEGRYQDALVELAQLREAVDNFFDKVMVNADDQAVRINRLTLLAQLRQLFLQVADISLLQ; this is translated from the coding sequence ATGACCGATAAAACTTTCCTGGTGGAAATTGGCACCGAAGAGTTGCCTCCGAAAGCGCTGCGCAGCCTGGCAGAAGCCTTTGCTGCGCACTTCACCGCTGAACTCGATAGCGCCGGTCTGGCGCACGGCGAAGTGAGCTGGTTTGCTGCGCCGCGTCGTCTGGCGCTGAAAGTGGCCCAGCTGGCTGCCGCGCAGCCCGATCGCGAAGTGGAGAAACGTGGCCCGGCTATTGCCGCTGCGTTTGATGCCGATGGCAACGCCACCAAAGCGGCCGAAGGTTGGGCGCGTGGTAACGGCATCACCGTGGCGCAGGCGGAACGTCTGAGCACGGACAAAGGTGAATGGCTGGTGCATCGCGCCGCCATCACCGGCGAAAGCGCGCAGGCGCTGCTGCCAGCGATGGTTGCTACCGCGCTGAGTAAGCTGCCGATTCCTAAGCTGATGCGCTGGGGCGCGAGCGACGTGCAGTTTGTGCGTCCGGTGCACACCGTTACGCTGCTGCTGGGTGACGAGCTGATCCCCGCGAAGATTCTGGGCACTCAGTCCGATCGCGTGATTCGCGGCCATCGCTTTATGGGCGAGCCTGAATTCACCATCGACAACGCCGATCAGTATCCGCAGCTGCTGCTGGAACGCGGCAAAGTGGTGGCGGATTACGCGGCGCGTAAAGCCAAAATCAAAGCAGACGCGGAAGCAGCGGCCCAGAAGATTGGCGGCATCGCCGATCTGAGCGAAAGCCTGCTGGAAGAAGTGACCTCGCTGGTGGAATGGCCGGTGGTATTGACGGCGAAATTCGAAGAGAAGTTCCTCGCGGTGCCGGCTGAAGCGCTGGTTTACACCATGAAAGGTGACCAGAAGTACTTCCCGGTGTACGACGCGGCGGGCAAGCTGCTGCCGAATTTCATCTTCGTCACCAACATTGAATCCAAAGATCCTCAGCAGATTATTTCCGGTAATGAGAAGGTGGTGCGCCCGCGTCTGGCGGACGCCGAGTTCTTCTTCAACACCGACCGCAAAAAGCGTCTGGAAGATAATCTGCCGCGTCTGGAAACCGTACTGTTCCAGAAAGAGCTGGGTACGCTGCGTGACAAAACCGATCGCATTCAGGCGCTGGCTGGCTGGATTGCCGCGCAGATTGGTGCTGATGTGAATCACGCTACCCGCGCCGGTTTACTGTCAAAATGTGACCTGATGACCAACATGGTGTTCGAGTTCACCGACACGCAGGGCGTGATGGGCATGCACTACGCGCGCCACGATGGCGAAGCGGAAGATGTGGCTGTGGCGCTGAACGAGCAGTATCAGCCGCGCTTTGCCGGTGACGATCTGCCGTCAAATCCTGTGGCCTGTGCCGTCGCGATTGCCGACAAGATGGACACCCTGGCGGGTATCTTTGGCATCGGTCAGCATCCGAAAGGCGACAAAGATCCGTTCGCACTGCGCCGTGCCGCGCTGGGCGTGCTGCGCATCATCGTTGAGAAAAACCTGCCGCTCGATCTGCAAACGCTGACCGAAGAAGCGGTGCGCCTTTACGGCAGCAAGCTGAGCAACGGCAAAGTGGTCGATGAAGTGATCGACTTTATGCTGGGCCGTTTCCGTACCTGGTATCAGGAAGAGGGCCACAGCGTTGACACCATTCAGGCGGTGCTGGCACGTCGTCCAACCCGTCCGGCTGATTTCGATGCGCGCATGAAGGCGGTTTCGCACTTCCGCACGCTGGAAGCGGCCGCGACATTGGCCGCCGCCAACAAACGTGTGTCGAACATCCTGGCGAAATCGACTGAAACCCTGAATGACAGCGTGCAGGCTTCCCTGCTGAAAGAGAACGAAGAGATCCAACTGGCGACTTTCGTGACCGCGCTGGGCGATAAGCTGCAGCCGTACTTTGCAGAAGGTCGCTATCAGGATGCGCTGGTTGAGCTGGCGCAGCTGCGTGAAGCGGTGGATAACTTCTTCGATAAAGTGATGGTGAACGCTGATGATCAGGCGGTGCGTATTAACCGTCTGACGCTGTTGGCACAGCTGCGCCAGCTGTTCCTGCAGGTGGCGGATATTTCGCTGCTGCAGTAG
- a CDS encoding type II toxin-antitoxin system ParD family antitoxin has protein sequence MARTMTIDLGDELREFVESLVESGDYRTQSEVVRDSLRLLREKQAESKLEKLRELVREGFESGPGKEWNHEDFLRRAKARIGIYEKDHHD, from the coding sequence ATGGCACGTACCATGACGATCGATTTAGGCGATGAACTGCGCGAGTTTGTTGAATCTCTGGTTGAGTCTGGCGACTACCGTACGCAAAGCGAAGTGGTGCGCGACTCGCTGCGCTTGCTGCGGGAGAAGCAGGCGGAATCAAAGCTGGAAAAACTCAGAGAGTTGGTCAGAGAGGGCTTTGAAAGCGGCCCGGGAAAAGAGTGGAATCATGAAGATTTTCTAAGACGAGCAAAAGCCAGGATAGGCATTTATGAAAAGGACCATCACGATTAA
- the fdhE gene encoding formate dehydrogenase accessory protein FdhE: MSIRIIPQDQLEKGAKLTAEQVPPLLFPRLKNLYSRRAARLRDLAAKNPLGDYLRFAAVIAEAQEIVLYDHPLQIDLQQRLTQSAEQGKPPLDIHTYPRDAHWQRLLHSLIAELKPEMSGQALAVLENLEKASTTELENLAHALLEGDFAQVSSDKSPFIWAALSIYWAQMAALIPGKARAEYGEHRQFCPVCASVPVTSVVHMSVGQQGLRYLHCNLCESEWYVVRSKCSNCEQTGDLHYWSLDSEKAAVKAESCGDCGTYLKMLYQEKDPAVEPVADDLASLVLDARMEQEGFARSSLNPFMFPGD; this comes from the coding sequence ATGAGTATTCGCATCATCCCGCAGGACCAGCTGGAGAAAGGTGCAAAACTGACGGCGGAGCAAGTTCCGCCGTTACTTTTCCCCCGGCTGAAAAATCTGTATAGCCGCCGTGCGGCACGTTTGCGCGACCTGGCCGCGAAGAATCCGCTGGGTGATTACCTGCGCTTTGCTGCGGTGATCGCCGAGGCGCAGGAGATCGTGCTGTATGACCATCCGCTGCAAATCGACCTGCAGCAGCGGCTGACACAGAGCGCCGAGCAGGGCAAGCCGCCGCTCGATATCCACACCTACCCGCGCGATGCGCACTGGCAACGTCTGCTGCATTCGCTGATCGCCGAGCTGAAGCCGGAGATGAGCGGCCAGGCGCTGGCGGTGCTGGAGAATCTGGAAAAAGCCTCCACTACCGAGCTGGAAAATCTGGCGCATGCGCTGCTGGAAGGCGATTTCGCGCAGGTGAGCAGCGATAAATCGCCGTTCATCTGGGCAGCGTTGTCGATTTACTGGGCGCAAATGGCGGCGCTGATTCCGGGCAAAGCACGCGCAGAATACGGTGAGCATCGCCAGTTCTGTCCGGTGTGCGCCAGCGTGCCGGTCACCAGCGTGGTGCACATGAGCGTGGGCCAGCAAGGACTGCGCTATCTGCACTGCAATTTGTGTGAAAGCGAATGGTATGTGGTGCGCAGCAAGTGCTCCAACTGCGAGCAAACCGGCGATCTGCATTACTGGTCGCTGGACAGCGAAAAAGCGGCGGTGAAAGCAGAGAGCTGCGGCGACTGCGGAACCTACCTGAAGATGTTGTATCAGGAAAAAGATCCGGCGGTGGAACCGGTGGCCGATGACCTCGCTTCGCTGGTGCTGGATGCCCGCATGGAGCAGGAAGGATTCGCACGCAGCAGCCTGAATCCGTTTATGTTCCCCGGCGACTAA
- the fdoI gene encoding formate dehydrogenase cytochrome b556 subunit, translated as MKKRDRLVRYSAPERINHWIVAFCFVLAALSGLGFFFPSFNWLMHVLGTPQLARILHPFIGTVMFAAFIIMFLRYWKHNLINREDLVWAKNIHKIVQNEEVGDTGKYNFGQKCVFWAAIISLVLLLVSGIVIWRPYFAGAFAIPLIRIALVVHSVSAVALIMVIMVHIYAALWVKGTITAMVEGWVPAAWAKKHHPRWYREQRQRQTQQEKRP; from the coding sequence ATGAAAAAACGCGATCGTCTGGTGCGCTACAGCGCACCGGAACGCATCAATCACTGGATTGTGGCGTTCTGTTTTGTGCTCGCCGCCCTGAGCGGACTGGGTTTCTTTTTCCCGTCATTTAACTGGCTGATGCACGTGCTCGGCACGCCGCAGTTGGCGCGTATCCTGCATCCCTTTATTGGCACGGTGATGTTTGCCGCCTTTATCATCATGTTCTTACGCTATTGGAAACATAATCTGATCAATCGCGAAGACCTGGTGTGGGCGAAAAACATCCACAAAATCGTGCAAAACGAAGAGGTCGGCGATACCGGCAAATACAACTTCGGGCAGAAGTGTGTGTTCTGGGCTGCTATCATCAGCTTAGTCTTGCTGCTGGTGAGCGGAATTGTTATCTGGCGCCCGTACTTTGCCGGTGCCTTTGCTATTCCGCTGATTCGCATCGCGCTAGTGGTGCATTCGGTCTCAGCTGTGGCGCTGATCATGGTGATTATGGTGCACATTTACGCCGCGTTGTGGGTAAAAGGCACCATTACCGCCATGGTTGAGGGCTGGGTTCCGGCCGCGTGGGCGAAGAAACATCACCCACGCTGGTATCGCGAGCAGCGCCAACGCCAAACACAACAGGAAAAACGTCCCTGA
- a CDS encoding glutathione S-transferase produces the protein MKLIGSYTSPFVRKISVILLEKGLVFEFVNHSPWTDDSDVPQYNPLGKVPALIDDNQLTWFDSSIIAQVIELRGDAPALLPDDALHALQIRQLEKLADGINDAAVMIVREQMRPGDQQSAEVLLRNRDKIQRGLDALETAAAQGEWLNSGTLNLADIATGCMIGYLNFRRVLPNWCVNRPALVKLAENLFARESFARTVPPTL, from the coding sequence ATGAAACTGATTGGCAGCTACACCAGCCCTTTTGTACGCAAAATATCCGTCATTCTGTTGGAAAAAGGCCTGGTTTTCGAATTCGTTAATCACTCTCCGTGGACCGATGACAGCGATGTCCCGCAGTACAATCCGCTGGGCAAAGTGCCGGCGCTGATTGATGACAATCAGCTCACCTGGTTCGACTCCTCAATCATCGCGCAGGTGATTGAACTGCGCGGCGATGCGCCTGCGCTGTTGCCTGATGATGCGCTGCACGCGCTGCAAATTCGTCAGCTGGAAAAACTCGCCGACGGCATCAACGACGCTGCGGTGATGATCGTGCGCGAGCAAATGCGACCCGGCGATCAGCAATCCGCAGAGGTGCTGCTGCGCAATCGCGACAAAATTCAGCGCGGCCTTGATGCGCTGGAAACCGCCGCCGCACAGGGCGAATGGCTCAATAGCGGCACGCTGAATCTGGCCGATATCGCCACCGGCTGCATGATTGGTTACCTGAATTTCCGCCGCGTGCTGCCCAACTGGTGCGTGAATCGCCCGGCGCTGGTGAAGCTGGCCGAAAACCTGTTTGCGCGCGAAAGCTTTGCCCGCACTGTTCCGCCTACTCTCTAA
- the selA gene encoding L-seryl-tRNA(Sec) selenium transferase, which yields MKNLYSQLPAIDSLLRDPALQPLLAHHGTAFATRQLRSMQQEAREHIQQHQTLPEWHVNWPDEALRRSQQQQQSALRPVFNLTGTVLHTNLGRAQLSDRAIDAVVNSLRQPVTLEYALDDAARGHRDRAVSALLCELTGAEAACIVNNNAAAVLLMLAALAPGREVIVSRGELVEIGGAFRIPDVMRQAGCKLVEVGTTNRTHLKDYRAAIAENSGLLMKVHTSNYQIQGFTHAVTEAELVELGDAYQLPVITDLGSGSLVDMTEFGLPAEPMPQQLIAAGVSLVSFSGDKLLGGPQAGIIVGKQALIDQLQSHPLKRALRVDKMTLAALEATLQLYRQPDTLREALPTLRLLTRSSHDILQQAERLMPALEKTFSNDFSLAIAPCSSQIGSGSLPVERIASFAITFTPRDGRGSQLASLSQRWRSLARPVIGRIQEGKLWLDLRCLDDESALIQAIAP from the coding sequence ATGAAAAACCTGTACAGCCAATTACCTGCTATCGACAGCCTGCTGCGCGATCCGGCGCTGCAGCCGCTGCTGGCGCATCACGGTACCGCCTTTGCCACGCGCCAGCTGCGCAGCATGCAGCAGGAAGCGCGCGAGCACATTCAGCAGCATCAAACCTTGCCGGAATGGCACGTGAACTGGCCCGATGAAGCGCTGCGCCGCAGCCAGCAGCAGCAGCAAAGTGCACTGCGTCCGGTGTTCAATCTCACCGGTACCGTGCTGCACACCAATCTCGGCCGCGCGCAGCTGAGCGATCGCGCCATCGATGCGGTGGTTAACAGCCTGCGTCAGCCGGTCACGCTGGAATATGCGCTGGATGATGCGGCGCGCGGCCATCGCGATCGCGCCGTCAGCGCGCTGCTGTGCGAATTAACCGGCGCGGAAGCGGCCTGTATCGTCAACAACAACGCTGCCGCCGTGTTACTGATGCTGGCGGCTTTAGCACCGGGACGCGAAGTGATTGTCTCGCGCGGCGAGCTGGTGGAAATTGGCGGTGCCTTTCGCATCCCCGACGTGATGCGCCAGGCGGGCTGCAAGCTGGTTGAAGTCGGCACCACCAACCGCACGCATCTGAAAGATTATCGTGCCGCGATCGCGGAAAACAGCGGCTTGCTGATGAAGGTGCACACCAGCAATTATCAGATTCAGGGCTTTACCCATGCGGTAACAGAAGCGGAATTGGTTGAGCTGGGTGACGCTTATCAACTGCCGGTGATCACCGATCTTGGCAGCGGTTCGCTGGTCGATATGACCGAATTTGGTCTGCCCGCCGAACCGATGCCGCAGCAGCTGATCGCCGCGGGCGTCAGTCTGGTGAGCTTCTCCGGCGACAAACTGCTCGGCGGTCCGCAGGCCGGCATTATCGTCGGCAAGCAGGCGCTGATTGATCAACTGCAGTCGCATCCGCTGAAACGCGCGCTGCGCGTCGATAAAATGACGCTCGCAGCGCTGGAAGCCACCTTGCAACTTTATCGCCAGCCAGACACGCTGCGCGAAGCCCTGCCGACGCTGCGGCTGCTGACGCGTTCCTCGCACGATATTCTGCAGCAGGCCGAACGATTGATGCCCGCATTAGAAAAGACTTTTAGCAATGATTTTTCGTTGGCGATCGCGCCCTGTTCTTCGCAAATCGGCAGCGGATCGCTACCGGTTGAGCGTATTGCCAGTTTCGCCATCACCTTCACGCCACGCGATGGTCGCGGCAGCCAGCTTGCCAGTTTGTCACAGCGCTGGCGCAGCTTAGCGCGCCCGGTAATTGGCCGCATTCAGGAAGGCAAACTGTGGTTGGATTTACGCTGCCTTGATGATGAAAGCGCGCTGATTCAGGCCATAGCGCCATGA
- the fdxH gene encoding formate dehydrogenase subunit beta yields MAYQSQDIIRRSATNGLTPAPQARNHQQEVAKLIDVTTCIGCKACQVACSEWNDIRDEVGHNVGVYDNPADLTAKSWTVMRFSEVEENGKLEWLIRKDGCMHCADPGCLKACPSEGAIIQYANGIVDFQSEQCIGCGYCIAGCPFDVPRMNKEDNRVYKCTLCVDRVNVGQEPACVKTCPTGAIHFGSKSDMQALAGERVAELNTRGYANAGLYDPEGVGGTHVMYVLHHADKPQLYHGLPANPSISPAVTFWKGIWKPLAAIGFAATFAASVFHYVGLGPNRVEEDEDENLHEKEERE; encoded by the coding sequence ATGGCTTATCAATCTCAAGACATTATCCGCCGCTCCGCCACCAATGGACTCACGCCTGCCCCGCAGGCGCGTAACCATCAGCAGGAAGTGGCGAAACTGATCGACGTGACCACCTGCATCGGCTGCAAAGCCTGCCAGGTGGCGTGTTCGGAGTGGAACGATATCCGCGATGAAGTGGGACATAACGTGGGGGTGTACGACAATCCCGCCGATTTGACCGCCAAATCCTGGACGGTGATGCGCTTCTCAGAAGTGGAGGAGAACGGCAAGTTAGAGTGGCTGATCCGCAAGGATGGCTGCATGCACTGCGCCGATCCCGGCTGCCTGAAGGCGTGTCCGTCTGAAGGCGCGATTATTCAGTACGCCAACGGCATTGTCGATTTTCAGTCAGAACAGTGCATTGGCTGCGGCTACTGCATCGCTGGCTGTCCGTTCGATGTGCCGCGTATGAATAAAGAGGACAACCGCGTGTATAAATGCACGCTGTGCGTCGATCGTGTCAATGTTGGTCAGGAACCGGCGTGCGTGAAAACCTGCCCAACCGGCGCGATTCACTTCGGCAGCAAAAGCGATATGCAGGCGCTGGCGGGTGAACGCGTGGCCGAGCTGAATACGCGCGGCTATGCCAACGCGGGCTTGTACGATCCAGAAGGCGTCGGCGGCACGCACGTGATGTACGTGCTGCACCACGCCGACAAACCGCAGCTCTATCACGGTTTGCCGGCTAACCCGAGCATCAGCCCGGCGGTGACTTTCTGGAAAGGGATCTGGAAACCGCTGGCAGCGATTGGTTTTGCCGCCACCTTTGCCGCCTCAGTGTTCCACTACGTTGGCTTAGGGCCGAACCGCGTGGAAGAGGATGAGGACGAGAACCTGCACGAAAAAGAGGAGCGCGAATAA
- the selB gene encoding selenocysteine-specific translation elongation factor, protein MIIATAGHVDHGKTALLQALTGVDADRLPEEKRRGMTIDLGYAYWPQPDGRVLGFIDVPGHEKFLANMLAGIGGIHHALLVVACDDGVMPQTREHLQLLSLAGQPPLSVALTKADRVDEARIASVQLQVAQLTQQLGWPAVPQFVTSSHTQQGIDALRQHLSTLAEPAFDPRYRFRLAIDRAFTLKGTGLVVTGTALTGEVNVGDTLWLSSLNLPLRVRALHAQNQSVTHAQAGERIALNIVGDVEKAQIARGDWLLSQAKAEGTTRLTVALRLLQPLKSASQPIHIHHAASHVTGRITLLADDVAEIVLNEPLWLAENDRLILRDSNAQHTLGGARVLLLNSKKRGKRQAEYLVWLQQLAAAQDDDASLQAHLAYQPTELRDLAWARQLTEPALDALIENTAPVQLGNALMSAAQAALWQQKLLESLAHFHQQHPEVPGIGHDRLRRVAMPHQPAEWVLALIDQLLAQGQLQQRQGWLHLPDFEPRFNPQEEALWQQVGPLFGDQPLWVRDIALALQQDEQAIRSLLLTAARLGHITAIVRDRYYRSDQIQIFADLIRSRAAQDGSTSAADFRNQLGTGRKVAIQILEFFDRSGFTRRRGNEHLLRDARLFPISSA, encoded by the coding sequence ATGATTATTGCCACCGCTGGACACGTCGATCACGGTAAAACCGCGTTGCTACAGGCATTAACCGGCGTGGATGCCGATCGCCTGCCCGAAGAGAAACGGCGCGGTATGACCATCGATCTCGGCTACGCCTATTGGCCGCAGCCGGACGGACGCGTACTCGGCTTTATTGATGTGCCGGGCCACGAGAAATTTCTCGCCAATATGCTGGCGGGCATTGGCGGCATTCATCACGCGCTGCTGGTGGTGGCCTGCGACGATGGCGTGATGCCGCAAACCCGCGAACATCTGCAGCTGCTGAGCCTGGCCGGACAGCCACCGCTTAGCGTGGCGCTGACCAAAGCCGATCGCGTGGATGAGGCGCGCATCGCGTCAGTCCAGCTACAGGTGGCGCAGCTCACGCAGCAACTCGGCTGGCCGGCAGTGCCGCAATTTGTCACCAGCAGCCACACGCAGCAAGGCATCGACGCGCTGCGCCAGCATCTCAGCACGCTGGCGGAACCGGCGTTCGACCCGCGTTACCGTTTTCGTCTCGCCATCGATCGCGCCTTCACGCTGAAAGGTACTGGATTGGTGGTCACCGGCACCGCGCTGACGGGTGAAGTGAACGTCGGTGATACCCTTTGGCTCAGCAGCCTGAATCTGCCGCTGCGCGTGCGTGCCCTGCATGCGCAGAACCAATCGGTGACGCACGCGCAGGCCGGTGAGCGTATTGCATTAAATATCGTTGGCGATGTGGAAAAAGCGCAGATCGCGCGCGGCGATTGGCTGCTGTCACAGGCCAAAGCGGAAGGCACCACGCGCTTAACCGTGGCGCTGCGCTTGCTGCAGCCGCTGAAAAGTGCATCGCAGCCGATTCATATCCACCACGCCGCCAGCCACGTCACCGGACGCATCACGCTGCTGGCGGATGATGTGGCGGAAATAGTCCTGAACGAGCCGCTGTGGCTGGCGGAGAACGATCGGCTGATTCTTCGCGACAGCAACGCACAGCACACGCTGGGCGGCGCGCGCGTGCTGCTGCTTAACAGTAAAAAGCGTGGCAAACGTCAGGCGGAGTATCTCGTCTGGCTGCAGCAGCTGGCCGCCGCACAAGATGATGACGCCAGCCTGCAGGCGCATCTGGCGTATCAACCGACAGAATTACGCGATCTGGCATGGGCGCGTCAGCTTACCGAACCCGCGCTGGATGCACTGATTGAGAACACAGCGCCGGTGCAGCTCGGTAACGCGCTAATGAGTGCTGCGCAGGCGGCACTTTGGCAGCAAAAGCTGCTGGAATCGCTGGCACATTTTCATCAGCAGCATCCCGAAGTGCCGGGGATCGGTCACGACCGTTTGCGTCGCGTGGCCATGCCGCATCAGCCTGCCGAATGGGTGCTAGCGCTGATTGATCAGCTGCTGGCGCAAGGCCAGCTGCAACAGCGGCAAGGCTGGCTGCATCTGCCCGATTTCGAACCGCGCTTCAACCCGCAGGAAGAAGCACTTTGGCAGCAGGTCGGCCCGCTGTTTGGCGACCAGCCGCTGTGGGTGCGCGATATCGCGCTGGCGCTGCAGCAGGATGAACAGGCGATTCGATCGCTGCTGCTCACTGCCGCACGGCTCGGACACATCACCGCGATCGTGCGCGATCGCTACTATCGCAGCGACCAGATCCAGATCTTCGCCGATCTGATTCGGAGCCGCGCCGCGCAGGATGGCAGCACCAGCGCCGCCGACTTCCGCAACCAGCTGGGCACCGGGCGCAAAGTGGCGATACAGATTCTGGAATTCTTCGACCGCAGCGGCTTCACCCGCCGCCGTGGTAACGAACATCTGCTGCGCGACGCACGCCTGTTTCCCATCTCATCTGCATAA